A window from candidate division TA06 bacterium encodes these proteins:
- a CDS encoding YjbQ family protein — MVITERISFDTKGFCDQVDITQMVQEKIDGCDIKNGIVLVFVPGSTGAITTMEFEGGLEADIKKLMDRVVPESEEYAHNLTWGDGNGFSHVRSSLVGTSFAAPVIGGKMALGTWQQIVFLDFDNRARSRKLIVQLVGE; from the coding sequence ATGGTAATAACAGAACGGATTTCATTTGACACAAAGGGTTTCTGCGACCAGGTGGACATAACCCAGATGGTGCAGGAAAAGATAGACGGTTGCGACATCAAAAATGGCATTGTCCTTGTCTTTGTACCAGGTTCAACCGGGGCAATTACAACCATGGAGTTCGAGGGTGGGCTCGAGGCTGACATCAAGAAACTCATGGATAGAGTCGTTCCGGAGAGTGAAGAGTACGCGCACAACTTGACCTGGGGAGACGGGAACGGGTTCAGCCATGTGCGCTCCAGCCTGGTGGGGACAAGTTTTGCCGCGCCTGTCATAGGTGGGAAGATGGCTTTGGGGACCTGGCAGCAGATCGTCTTCCTTGATTTTGATAATAGAGCAAGGTCGAGAAAGTTAATTGTTCAGTTGGTTGGGGAGTAG
- a CDS encoding tyrosine--tRNA ligase, whose protein sequence is MLSAEEQLKELKRGTDEIISEEELLKKLERSLETGKPLRIKAGFDPSCPDIHIGNAVPIRKLKQFQELGHQVIFLIGDFTGLIGDPSEQSDARKRLSREEVKENAETYKEQIFKILDPDKTLIDFNSRWCSPLKFEDVLELASMYTVARLLERDDFMGRYKSGKPISMLEFLYPLVQGYDSVMLKADVELGGTDQKWNCLVAREIQRGYGQEPEVVITLPLLVGTDGTQKMSKSYGNYIGISEPPREIFGKAMSIPDELICSYFELATDITTDELEEIRGEIMAKISNPKDLKVRLAETLVTMYHSKGAASVARKEFEKVFKEKGLPDEIETLRLKWDEKSIWIVKLLTEAGLAESSGEARRLVSQGGVYIDNTRIKDLNMMVTLNKDFILKVGKRRFVRVSPVSK, encoded by the coding sequence ATGCTGAGTGCTGAGGAACAACTGAAAGAACTGAAGCGGGGAACCGACGAAATCATCTCTGAGGAAGAGCTCCTCAAGAAGCTTGAGCGCTCTCTTGAAACCGGAAAGCCACTAAGGATAAAAGCGGGTTTCGACCCTTCCTGTCCGGACATCCACATAGGAAACGCAGTGCCCATACGGAAGTTGAAACAGTTTCAGGAATTGGGACACCAGGTCATCTTTCTGATCGGCGATTTCACAGGGCTGATAGGAGATCCCAGCGAACAGTCAGATGCGAGAAAGAGGCTTTCCAGGGAAGAAGTCAAAGAGAACGCTGAGACCTACAAAGAGCAGATATTCAAAATTCTCGACCCCGACAAGACTCTGATTGACTTCAACAGCAGATGGTGTTCCCCTCTTAAGTTTGAAGATGTGCTGGAACTCGCTTCCATGTATACCGTGGCTCGCCTTCTCGAGAGAGACGATTTCATGGGAAGATACAAGAGTGGCAAACCCATAAGCATGCTTGAGTTCTTGTATCCTCTGGTTCAGGGGTATGATTCAGTGATGCTGAAAGCAGATGTAGAACTGGGGGGCACCGACCAGAAATGGAACTGTCTGGTTGCCAGAGAAATACAGAGAGGATATGGCCAGGAACCCGAAGTTGTCATCACCCTGCCCCTTCTGGTTGGAACCGACGGGACCCAGAAGATGTCCAAGAGTTATGGCAACTATATTGGAATCAGCGAGCCGCCCAGAGAGATCTTTGGCAAGGCTATGTCCATACCTGATGAATTGATATGCTCCTATTTTGAGCTGGCGACAGACATAACCACTGATGAGCTGGAGGAAATACGCGGCGAAATCATGGCAAAGATTTCCAACCCGAAGGATCTGAAGGTGAGACTGGCTGAAACCCTGGTAACGATGTACCACTCAAAAGGGGCCGCCTCTGTTGCCCGCAAGGAGTTCGAGAAGGTCTTCAAGGAAAAGGGCCTTCCAGACGAAATTGAGACCCTCAGGCTGAAATGGGACGAAAAGAGCATCTGGATTGTGAAGCTTCTTACCGAAGCCGGGCTTGCAGAAAGCAGTGGAGAAGCCAGGCGCCTCGTTTCTCAGGGCGGAGTGTATATAGACAATACCCGCATAAAAGACCTGAATATGATGGTCACCTTGAACAAGGACTTCATCCTCAAGGTGGGGAAAAGGAGGTTTGTGAGGGTAAGTCCTGTCAGCAAATAG
- a CDS encoding HD domain-containing protein — protein sequence MHMSFSLGLKLKLALLSLFLICATVGTYGSFDFKRERLALENQILAMGRAIASNLASNCSDALRSAPDDFSLVSLLKETASDKTIGYAQIVDETGRIVAHNDISMCGAEYVPSSRQLLNPIHNRIIDIYASRNGQLFYDFSAPVREATERQLSTVHVGIPVLVVDEFIKQGRNRLAVVALVLLGVGIAVSMIMAGIIMKPLEKLAKGAERIGNGDLAYRIEMSRRDEFGLLANSINSMASKLGELYLNTLQMLANALEAKDVYTRGHTERVTRLSVEIAKKMRLPKAEVETIRRAAMIHDIGKIGIRESILNKPGRLTVEEYNHIKSHVDWGAHILKPITSLTKVVSYLFHHHERFDGSGYPSGLSGIDIPLGARIIGVADSYDASTSERPYRVALSHDAAVRALINGSGTLYDPSVVNAFLEVIKFSPLSEIQDMPRDEQLPLTKH from the coding sequence ATGCATATGAGCTTCAGTCTTGGACTAAAGTTAAAGCTTGCACTCCTTTCCCTCTTCCTCATATGTGCAACTGTGGGAACATATGGCTCCTTCGATTTCAAGAGAGAGAGGCTGGCTTTAGAGAATCAGATCCTTGCTATGGGGAGAGCAATTGCCAGCAACCTGGCCTCAAACTGCAGCGACGCTCTTAGGTCTGCCCCGGATGACTTCAGCCTTGTCAGTCTGCTCAAAGAAACTGCGTCGGACAAAACCATTGGATATGCTCAGATCGTTGATGAAACAGGCAGAATAGTTGCCCACAATGACATATCCATGTGCGGAGCAGAATATGTCCCTTCATCAAGGCAGCTACTCAACCCTATACACAACAGAATCATAGATATTTACGCTTCTCGAAATGGTCAGCTCTTCTACGACTTCTCTGCCCCAGTCCGGGAGGCAACAGAGCGCCAGCTAAGTACAGTTCACGTCGGGATACCTGTACTGGTCGTCGATGAGTTCATTAAGCAGGGTAGAAACAGGCTTGCAGTAGTTGCGCTTGTTTTGTTGGGTGTCGGGATCGCAGTCTCAATGATTATGGCCGGCATCATAATGAAGCCCCTAGAAAAACTGGCCAAGGGTGCTGAGAGGATAGGAAACGGCGACCTTGCATACAGAATCGAAATGTCCAGGAGGGACGAGTTTGGTCTTCTTGCCAACAGCATCAATTCAATGGCATCAAAACTGGGGGAATTGTACCTCAATACTTTACAGATGCTGGCGAATGCCCTGGAAGCCAAGGACGTGTACACAAGAGGACACACAGAAAGAGTAACAAGGTTGTCCGTGGAGATAGCCAAGAAGATGCGGCTCCCGAAAGCAGAAGTCGAAACAATACGAAGGGCAGCAATGATTCACGATATCGGGAAGATAGGCATACGAGAATCAATACTGAATAAACCCGGCAGACTTACAGTTGAGGAGTATAATCACATAAAGTCGCACGTGGACTGGGGTGCACACATACTCAAGCCCATAACATCGCTCACCAAAGTCGTATCCTATCTGTTCCACCACCATGAGCGCTTCGATGGTTCAGGATATCCTTCCGGGCTCTCAGGAATAGATATACCTCTTGGAGCCCGCATCATAGGAGTTGCCGACTCCTATGATGCGAGCACCTCTGAAAGGCCCTACAGAGTGGCGCTAAGCCACGATGCAGCAGTACGCGCACTCATAAACGGCTCAGGAACCCTATATGACCCCAGTGTCGTAAACGCGTTCCTGGAAGTGATAAAATTCTCACCACTCTCCGAAATCCAGGATATGCCACGTGATGAGCAACTTCCCCTTACCAAGCACTAG